The Desmodus rotundus isolate HL8 chromosome 2, HLdesRot8A.1, whole genome shotgun sequence region attcgaaaaccagatgaaaaaatgaagcctatgctaagagaaacaaaggaaaatgtacagggaaccaatagtgatgagaaggaaactgggactcaaatcaatggtgtggaccagaaggaagaaagaaacatccaaccagaaaagaatgaagaaacaagaattcggaaaaatgaggagaggcttaggaacctccaggacatctcaaaacgttccaacatccaaattataggggtgccagaaggagaagaggaagaacaaaaaattgaaaacttatttgaacaaataatgaaggagaacttccctcatctggcaaaggaaatagacttccgggaagtccaggaagctcagagtctcaaagaagctggacccaaggaggaacacaccaagacacatcgtaattccattacccaagattaaacgcaaggacctacatccaagattgtatccagcaaagctatcatttagaatggaaaggcagataaagtgcttctcaggtaaggtcaagttaaagaagttcatcatcaccaagcccttattatatgaaatgttaaagggagttacctaagaaaaagaagataaaaaatatcaacagtaaaaatgacagcaaactcacagttattaacaaccacacctaaaacaaaaacaagagcaaactatgcaaacaactagaacaggaacacaaccatagagatggagatcacatggagggttgtcaataggggagtaggagggggaggggggggaaaggtacagagaataagtagcatagatgataggtggaaaatagacaggggagggtaaaaatagtgtaggaaatgtagaagccaaagaacttataagtatgacccatggacatgaactataggggggaatgtgggagggagggggtgggcaggatggagtggagtgggggggaatgggacaactgtattagcataatcaataaatatatttaaaaaaaagccaatACACCTCAAATTgctctacagattcaatgcaatccctattaatatTACAACTGGCTTCTTTGTAGAAActgacaagctgatcctaaaattcatatggaaacttGAGGGaaccagaatagccaaaacaatctggaaaaaaagtcagagaactcctattttctgattttaaaacttactacaaagctatagtaatcatgCCAGTGTAGTGCTGGTCTAAGGATAGACACAGAgattaataaaatacaatggagagttcagaaataaacccttatgcttatggtcaactgatttttgacaagggtagCAAAACAACTCAATGGGGTAAAAATCATCTTAATGTTGGGACAACAGGATATTAATttgcaaaagaataaagctggaccCCTACTTTATACCATactcaaaaataaactcaaactaGATCAAGAATCTAAATTTAAGAGCCAAAATTATTTCAGAGAATCaaaagcagggacttgaacagatactttgCACAccgatgttcacagcagcattactcacaatagcccaaaggtagaaacaacctaaatgtccattggtgaatgaatggataaacagtgtgataaatacatacaatttagtcttaaaaaggaaggaaattccgaGACTCTACAACACGGATGACTCTCgaatatattatgctaagtgaaatgaaccagtCATGAAAGGACAGATACTGCATGGTTCCACTTCTATGAGGGACCAGGAACAGTCAAATTCAGAAACAGaaggtagaatggtggttgctaggggctggagagaaggggaTATAAAGAGTTACTGCTTAATGTGCgcagagtttcagtttgagaAGATGAAAAATTTCTGAAACTAGATGGTGCTAATGGCTGTGTAACTTAAATGTACCTAATGCCACTGAACTTTTTATAGCAGCATTGTTTGCTATAACAATGTTTGTAAGCCAAAGTAAAAACAGCATTGTTTACAAAAGCCAAgtaaaaacaatccaaatgtccatgaACTGATGAATGAACAattaaatgtggtatatacatatggTAGGATATcaggcaataaataaaaataaaagtatcgaCGCATGCTCCAATATGGctgaacctggaaaacattatgggaagtggaagaagccagtcagTCACAAAGGCTCATAtagtatataattccatttacatgaaatgtctggATAGACACCAGAGTAGGTTAGGGATTGCCTATGGCCAGGGGGAGAATGAAGAGTGATGACTAGTGGGCATAACTTTTCTTTTCGGGGGATGAGAATGTTCTAAACTTACTTTAATTATGTTGTACaaatgtgaatatactaaaaccattaaattgtacacttaaaagggACAAATTCTATGATACGTAAATTATATTGCAATAAAGATGGTAAAAAACTCACTAGGCTGAAAAGGCTATTTCTAAGACAGTCACATACAATGTAATACTGTTACCAGAGGCAACATTGTAGTACATCTCTccgtggtggtgggtgggggggcagggaggggaggcaggaagtaGCAGCAGAGAAAATGAAGCATGGAAAAGAATTCCTTTTAACACAAGACTATTATCTTTAAATCCAGAACTCAGTCCCtgatttacttgaaaaaaatatttaattagaaaacTTCAAAccaactaaaaatgttttatggtCTAGAAGAGTACAATGTCACAAATTTcccaaacaaaaaaggaaagggatCTTGATATACAGAGTGGGAAAcagtaggtttatagttttaagttcatgaaacagtttatacttgtattatttattattttattatttcccatacaaacaaccataaacctacttttgccccatcctgcagTATGACCACATGCTTTACAGTATACATCTGAGTTCTAATACTCGTGGCTTAGTGTCACTTGTCAGCTATGAGAAAATGGGCAAGTcactgagcctcagagaagttTTGTTTGCCTCcctgaaaaaagaagataatattaCATACCTGCCTGGTGCTGCTAGGATaagacaaaacacacacacctaGATAAAAAGGCTAAAAGGGTACATCTCCACTAAACCAGCattgcaaaagatgctaaagggactgctttattaggaagatgaagaaatagagagagagaaacacaggtacaaggggaaaaatggcaatgaataagtgcctgtcgacaataaccttaaatgtaaatggtttaaatgctccattcaaaacacacagggtagctgaatggataagaaaacatgattcacacatatgctgcctacaagagatccatctCAGAACAGAAgacccacacagactgaaagtgaacggatgaaaaaaatattccgAGCAAATAGACATAAATAAAAAGCTGGGGTTCCAACACTTAtgtcagacaaaacagacttcaaaacaaaggccataacaagagaccaagaaggtcactacataatccttaagggagtagtccaacaaAAGGACATACCTCTTGTAAGCACATAggcatgcacccaacataggggcaACTTAATAcacaaggaaaatcttggaggacttcaagaaagatatcaacagcGACACAGTCAttgtaagggattttaacaccccattgtcagtaatggatagatcttccaaacaaagaatcaatataggtattgtggcattgaacgaCACTCTAGATCGAATAGACTTACTTGATATATACTGAAACTTTCACCTCaatgaagcaaaatacacattcttttcaaacacagatagatcattttcaaagacaaaccacatggtaggacacaaaacaagcctcaacaaagtcaagaaaattaaaatcatattaagcatcttctcagatcacaatggcttgaaactagaaaccaacctcatatggaaaaaactaaaaaacattcaaatacaaatACACGgggactgaataacatgttattaaataatgattggggtaacaatgagatcaagaaagaaataagaaagtatctggaaacaaatgaaaataaacacacaacccaaaacctatgggacacagcaaaggaagtcctgagagggaagttaatagcaatacaggcctacttgaaaaagatagaaaaatctcaaataaataatgtacccctacatctacaagaactaaaggaaaaacaacaatCAAAGCACAGAGTGagtagatggaaggaaataatcaagatcagagcagaaataaatgacagagactaaaaaaacaattcaaaggatcaatgaacccaaaagctggttctttgaaaagataaactaaattgacaaacctttaaccaaactTAAGaaagagaggacctaaataaaaatcagatatgaaagagACATTGCGACTGATaccacaggaatacaaaggattgcaagaatTTACTATGAACATGtaccaagaaattggacaacctgggcgaaatggacaaatttctagaaaaatacaattttccaaaactgaatcaagaagaagcagaaagcctgaacagaccaataacaactgcTGATAatgaaacagtaaaaacaaaacaaaacaaaacaacaacaacaacaacgacaaaaaccccaacaaaactCTGGGCACACGAAATCCCTGGACAGGatgtcttcacaggtgaattttaccaaacatttaaagaagaactaatatCTATCCTCCTCAAACTATTGCAAAGAATTCTGAAGAgagaagactctcaaactctttttatgaggccagtattatcctaattccaagaccaggtaaagacacaacaaagaaagaaaactacaggccagtatctctgatgaacacagatgctaaaattctcaacaaaatatcggcaaactggatccagcaatacattcaaaggatcatacaccatgatcaagtgagattcatcccagggatgcaaggatggtacaatattcacaaatctataaatgtaatacaccacataaacaaaatgaaggaaaaaagtcacatgatcatatcaatagatgctgaaaaaacatttgataaaatacgGCACTCatctatgataaaaacactcagcaaagtgggaatagagagagcatatCTCAACatgataaaagccatatatgagaaagctacagccaacatcatactcaacaggcaaaaactaaaagctttcccactaagataaggaacaTGACAGAGGTGTCCTCTTTtgcctctcttattcaacatagtactggaagttgtAGTCACAgtgataagacaagaaaaagaaatgaaaggcatccaaattggaaaggaggaagtaagacTGTCATCACTCGCAAATGACACGATagtatatgtagaaaaccctacagtctccaccaaaaaactactcgacctaataactgaatttgacaaaatagtgggatacaaaggcaatattcagaaatcgaggGCATTTTTCTACTTtaacaatgaagtatcagaaactaggaaaaaaattccatttactatagcaacaagaaaaatacagtactatATTTTGTTGTGCATAATGCatacctttttgcccaaattttgagggaaaaataaggatgtgcattatagtATCTGAAATTCCTTGTATcctttcttgtgttttgtaattatttgttacataatttCTTGTACCGtaacatgttcaaaaataaatgctaaaattcccttataatacaaaaaagtatctaaatataaataaaaaattgaattaaagaattaaaaagatttttttcctgaaagtttgggcccaaaacatgggtgtacattatagggggagtgcattatacatggcaaaacaatgtacctaggaataaacctaaccagggaggtaaaagacctgtacttggaaaaccatagaacactgaagaaagaaattaaggtagatacagataaatggaagcatgtaccatgcttgtGGATTGGACggattaacattattaaaatgtccatactacccaaaacaatctacagattcaatgcaactactatcaaaataccaatgacgtatttcacagatctagaacaaatatctcaaaaatttgtatggaaccagaaaagaccctgaatagcctcagcaatcctgagaaagaagaacaaagtaggagggatcataatacttGATAACAAACTATACtagaaggccactgtaatcaaaacagtctggtactggtgtaagaacagacacatagatcagtggaatagaacaTAGAGGCTAGAAATAAACccagtctctatggtcaattaatatttgacaaagggagcatacaatggagtaaaaacagcctctttaataaataatgttgggagaactagactggtacatgctaaaaaatgaagctagaccaccaactcacaccatataccagaataaactcagatggataaaagacttaaatataggtcatgacaccataaaagtcctagagaaaaaagcagtgaaaagtcctagagaaaaaagTCCTAGTGAAAAAagcagatatcccatgtagcaatatttttgccaatatatctcccagggaaaggaaaataaaggaaaaaataaacaaaattaactaagaagcaaaacagaaccagagacatggcaacatggaacagactgacagtgactagaggggaggggggagagggataatagtggaaagaaagggaagggagtagtcaaagaacatgcatgaatgacccgtggacatggacaatggtgtggggattgactatgggagtggaGGTGCAGCCTGGGTTGGggggggcaaagtgggaaaatgggacaattgtaatggaataacaataaaaaattaaaagcagaagacataacatacacacatatagaGCACCAAGAACACAGGAGGTGCTCAAAAATAGGTTACGATCATTTTGACCTctaagtttcttaaaaagttaaaagtaagCAAGTACCTGTAGCTGATAAGTTTAGCAAAAATGTTTCATGTTTATAGCATTCCTTTTAGAAAGTGTTTTGTTTAAGAACTTTAAAGGTGTTTGTATTCTTAATCTCAGCAATCCTATAGCTTGAATTCACCCAAAAAATcccaagaaaagtaaaaacagaaactTATATACATCATGGTGTTgactgtatctgtatctataatcattaaaataaactaTGACAGGCTAGGAAAATGATTTTGATCGTTATAGTACACCAACATAAAATAGTTGTgaaactaaagaaaatgaaaaatgtttagggtatattaaaataaaaaatatgttgtgATTTATAACCCGGAAAAGATACAAAGACATTACACAAAGATCAAGAGTTCTATGCAGAAATTGGATTACAGGCAATTTATCcctattccaaaaaattataaaacattgttaTATTCTATTCAACAAATTAAGGTGTATTTAATCTAAATGAGTTGTATATCCAACACGGTCATAATTATACCGCTGCTTTAGTAAAGGCACACTGACCGCATTCTTGCTAGCACAGAGAGGCTGGAATTATGCACACTGTTTTTCCCATTGTACTACTTCAGGCAAACACTTACTTGAGAAACTGGCTCTTAGCTGTACTTGGGTCACCAACAATGCAAACATTTATGTCCCCTCGAAGAGAGGTTCCTTCCCCTGTTGTCTTTGGGACACCACCAAAGAGCATGAGCAGGACACCTCGTTTTACTTCATCATTGCCTGAAATGAAAACCCAAGGTATTTTTCAACATGAGGTTAACAATTATCACAGGATATTAGAAAGGCATGTTTACCTTTCCAACCAAAAGAGCAGATAAAGCTGAAGAAAAGCATAAGACTTAAGTAAAAATCCTTGGCTTCTCATCTGGTTCTTGCTCCTTGAACTTAGTCACCTAATCACTGTCCTGATGTTTTCTATACTGCAGGTGTCATGCAACGCGCACCCTTCCAAGAGCCTTTTCTTGTTCGCAAGTCTTAGTACCGTACACAAAGCTTTTCTCTATCTCTCAAATCTCTCTCCCCATGAATAAACTGTGTCCACCACAGCTTATATTTGCTAGTTCTTTCTAATGGCATGTCTCGCATTTCTATCAACAATTTGAGAAATGGTCCATGATTGACTTCTTTTTTATTACCAACAGTGACCAGAATAGAAATACATGCTAACTGAACTAATTGATGCCTCTAAGAACTATTTATAAATCCAATATAAGAAGAAAATGCACAATTAAAAAACCATTGGATCTTTAGAAATGTGCTATTAGAAGAAAGAGTTTTCTGTGCTAATGATTATGACTTTCTGTGAACTCCATCAACAAAGTGCTAGGCACACTCACAagaaccactttttaaaagtagaaaattaaaaaacccattCCACAAAAAAAACTTCTGACTCATGACCTCTGAAAGAAATGTATTGGAGGCAGGTTCTCTTACATCGACCGCCTAAGAGTCGCGCTGTAAGAAGCAACAACTTTTCTTCCTCTCCGCCATCCGCTCGGCAGCCGCAAAGCAGCAACCATGCGCGAGTGCATCTCCATCCACGTGGGCCAGGCTGGTGTCCAGATCGGCAATGCCTGCTGGGAGCTCTACTGCCTGGAACATGGCATCCAGCCCGATGGCCAGATGCCAAGTGACAAGACCATTGGCGGGGGAGATGACTCCTTCAACACCTTCTTCAGTGAGACGGGTGCTGGCAAGCACGTGCCCAGGGCAGTGTTTGTAGACCTGGAACCCACAGTCATTGATGAAGTTCGCACTGGTACCTACCGCCAGCTCTTCCACCCTGAGCAGCTGATCACAGGCAAGGAAGATGCTGCCAATAACTATGCCTGTGGACACTACACCATTGGCAAGGAGATCATTGACCTTGTCCTGGACCGGATTCGGAAACTGGCTGACCAGTGCACGGGCCTTCAGGGCTTCTTGGTTTTCCACAGCTTTGGTGGGGGAACTGGTTCCGGGTTCACCTCCCTGCTGATGGAGCGCCTCTCTGTCGATTATGGCAAGAAGTCCAAGCTGGAGTTCTCCATTTACCCAGCCCCCCAGGTTTCCACAGCTGTGGTGGGGCCCTACAACTCCATCCTCACCACCCACACCACCCTGGAGCACTATGATTGTGCCTTCATGGTTGACAACGAGGCCATCTATGACATCTGTTGTAGAAACCTCGATATTGAGCGCCCAACCTATACTAACCTGAATAGGTTGATAGGTCAGATTGTGTCCTCCATCACTGCTTCCCTCAGGTTTGATGGAGCCCTGAATGTCGATCTGACCGAATTCCAGACCAACCTGGTGCCCTATCCCCGCatccacttccctctggccacatACGCCCCTGTCATCTCTGCTGAGAAAGCCTACCATGAACAGCTTTCTGTAGCAGAGATCATCAATGCGTGCTTTGAGCCAGCAAACCAGATGGTGAAATGTGACCCTCGCCATGGTAAATACATGGCCTGCTGCCTGTTGTACCATGGTGACGTGGTTCCCAAAGATGTCAATGCTGCCATTGCCACAATCAAGACCAAGCGTACCATCCAGTTTGTGGACTGGTGCCCCACTGGCTTCAAAGTTGGCATTAATTACCAGCCTCCCATTGTGGTGCCTGGTGGAGACTTGGCCAAAGTACAGCGAGCTGTGTGCATGCTGAGCAACACCACAGCTATTGCTGAGGCCTGGGCTCGCCTGGACCACAAGTTTGACCTGATGTACGCCAAGCGTGCCTCTGTCTACTGGTACGTGGGTGAGGGCATGGAGGAAGGAGAGTTTTCTGAGGCCCGTGAGGACATGGCTGCCCTGGAGAAGGATTATGAGGAGGTTGGTGTGGATTCTGTTgaaggagagggtgaggaagaaggagaggaataCTAAAGTTAAAATGTCACAACAGTGCTTTTACAGGGAAGCTTATTCtgttttaaacattgaaaagTTGTGGTCTGATCGGTTAATTTGTATGTAGCAGTGTATACTCATATACAATTACTGGCCTGTGCTTTAAAACAAGATGCTTTGTTACAGACCCAAC contains the following coding sequences:
- the LOC128780242 gene encoding tubulin alpha-1A chain-like; its protein translation is MRECISIHVGQAGVQIGNACWELYCLEHGIQPDGQMPSDKTIGGGDDSFNTFFSETGAGKHVPRAVFVDLEPTVIDEVRTGTYRQLFHPEQLITGKEDAANNYACGHYTIGKEIIDLVLDRIRKLADQCTGLQGFLVFHSFGGGTGSGFTSLLMERLSVDYGKKSKLEFSIYPAPQVSTAVVGPYNSILTTHTTLEHYDCAFMVDNEAIYDICCRNLDIERPTYTNLNRLIGQIVSSITASLRFDGALNVDLTEFQTNLVPYPRIHFPLATYAPVISAEKAYHEQLSVAEIINACFEPANQMVKCDPRHGKYMACCLLYHGDVVPKDVNAAIATIKTKRTIQFVDWCPTGFKVGINYQPPIVVPGGDLAKVQRAVCMLSNTTAIAEAWARLDHKFDLMYAKRASVYWYVGEGMEEGEFSEAREDMAALEKDYEEVGVDSVEGEGEEEGEEY